A genomic region of Oncorhynchus mykiss isolate Arlee chromosome 2, USDA_OmykA_1.1, whole genome shotgun sequence contains the following coding sequences:
- the LOC110514317 gene encoding C-X-C chemokine receptor type 3 isoform X1 codes for MMAYLGATCAPVYGTPNHGRMILYVTFRMTDMDLDLGGIFLENSTYNYDGDYVYKEECSPEDGVGVRFGTVFLPMLYSLTLVLGLVGNVLVLVVLVQRRRSWSVTDTFILHLGLADTLLLVTLPLWAVQATGEWSFGTPLCKITGAMFTINFYCSIFLLACIILDRYLSVVHAVQMYSRRKPWMVQASCLSVWLLSILLSIPDWHFLESVRRDKQECVQNYPSLSQSGFDWRLVSRLLYHTVGFLLPSAVLIFCYSCILLQLQRGSQGLQKQRAVRVILALVLVFFLCWTPYNITLMVDTFQGRPGEPVSGSCEKGRTALENSLVVTFALACLHACLNPVLHLGLCRNFRRRVLDMVRCVEGVQNDPKLSLWDSGVVEDSPDQAEEMGTLNTMTTMGQVQSTQS; via the exons atgatggcctacctcgGCGCCACTTGTGCGCCGgtctatgggactccaaatcacggccggatgatactgtatgttacgtttcgcatg acagacatggaTTTGGACCTGGGAGGGATATTTCTAGAGAATAGCACCTATAACTACGATGGGGACTATGTTTATAAAGAGGAATGCTCCCCTGAAGATGGCGTTGGAGTGCGTTTTGGCACGGTGTTCCTCCCAATGCTCTACTCCCTGACGCTGGTCCTGGGGCTAGTGGGTAACGTGTTGGTCCTGGTGGTTCTGGTCCAGAGGAGGCGGAGCTGGAGCGTGACGGACACCTTCATCCTGCACCTGGGCTTGGCCGACACCCTGCTGCTGGTCACCCTGCCCCTCTGGGCTGTTCAGGCCACTGGGGAATGGAGCTTCGGGACCCCCCTCTGCAAGATCACTGGAGCCATGTTCACA atCAACTTTTACTGTAGCATCTTCCTGCTGGCCTGCATCATTCTGGACCGCTACCTGTCCGTGGTTCACGCAGTCCAGATGTACTCTCGCAGGAAGCCCTGGATGGTGCAGGCCAGCTGCCTGTCCGTGTggctcctctccatcctcctctccatcccagaCTGGCACTTCCTGGAGTCTGTGAGACGAGACAAACAGGAGTGTGTCCAAAACTACccgtctctctcccagtctgggtTTGACTGGCGTCTGGTCTCCCGCCTGCTCTACCATACAGTGGGCTTCCTCCTCCCATCTGCCGTGCTGATCTTCTGCTACTCCTGCATCCTGTTGCAGCTGCAGCGCGGCTCCCAGGGCCTCCAGAAGCAGAGGGCCGTCCGGGTCATCCTGGCCCTGGTGCTGGTCTTCTTCCTCTGCTGGACTCCCTACAACATCACCTTAATGGTGGACACCTTTCAGGGGAGGCCTGGGGAGCCTGTTTCTGGGTCCTGTGAGAAGGGGAGGACAGCTCTGGAGAACAGTCTGGTGGTTACGTTCGCTCTAGCCTGCCTGCACGCTTGCCTCAACCCAGTGCTCCATCTCGGACTGTGTAGAAACTTCCGGCGACGCGTGCTGGATATGGTGAGGTGTGTTGAGGGGGTGCAGAACGATCCGAAACTCTCACTATGGGATTCAGGTGTGGTTGAAGACTCACCTGACCAAGCAGAGGAGATGGGGACGTTGAACACAATGACAACCATGGGACAGGTACAGTCCACCCAGAGCTGA
- the LOC110514317 gene encoding C-X-C chemokine receptor type 3 isoform X2 yields the protein MDLDLGGIFLENSTYNYDGDYVYKEECSPEDGVGVRFGTVFLPMLYSLTLVLGLVGNVLVLVVLVQRRRSWSVTDTFILHLGLADTLLLVTLPLWAVQATGEWSFGTPLCKITGAMFTINFYCSIFLLACIILDRYLSVVHAVQMYSRRKPWMVQASCLSVWLLSILLSIPDWHFLESVRRDKQECVQNYPSLSQSGFDWRLVSRLLYHTVGFLLPSAVLIFCYSCILLQLQRGSQGLQKQRAVRVILALVLVFFLCWTPYNITLMVDTFQGRPGEPVSGSCEKGRTALENSLVVTFALACLHACLNPVLHLGLCRNFRRRVLDMVRCVEGVQNDPKLSLWDSGVVEDSPDQAEEMGTLNTMTTMGQVQSTQS from the exons atggaTTTGGACCTGGGAGGGATATTTCTAGAGAATAGCACCTATAACTACGATGGGGACTATGTTTATAAAGAGGAATGCTCCCCTGAAGATGGCGTTGGAGTGCGTTTTGGCACGGTGTTCCTCCCAATGCTCTACTCCCTGACGCTGGTCCTGGGGCTAGTGGGTAACGTGTTGGTCCTGGTGGTTCTGGTCCAGAGGAGGCGGAGCTGGAGCGTGACGGACACCTTCATCCTGCACCTGGGCTTGGCCGACACCCTGCTGCTGGTCACCCTGCCCCTCTGGGCTGTTCAGGCCACTGGGGAATGGAGCTTCGGGACCCCCCTCTGCAAGATCACTGGAGCCATGTTCACA atCAACTTTTACTGTAGCATCTTCCTGCTGGCCTGCATCATTCTGGACCGCTACCTGTCCGTGGTTCACGCAGTCCAGATGTACTCTCGCAGGAAGCCCTGGATGGTGCAGGCCAGCTGCCTGTCCGTGTggctcctctccatcctcctctccatcccagaCTGGCACTTCCTGGAGTCTGTGAGACGAGACAAACAGGAGTGTGTCCAAAACTACccgtctctctcccagtctgggtTTGACTGGCGTCTGGTCTCCCGCCTGCTCTACCATACAGTGGGCTTCCTCCTCCCATCTGCCGTGCTGATCTTCTGCTACTCCTGCATCCTGTTGCAGCTGCAGCGCGGCTCCCAGGGCCTCCAGAAGCAGAGGGCCGTCCGGGTCATCCTGGCCCTGGTGCTGGTCTTCTTCCTCTGCTGGACTCCCTACAACATCACCTTAATGGTGGACACCTTTCAGGGGAGGCCTGGGGAGCCTGTTTCTGGGTCCTGTGAGAAGGGGAGGACAGCTCTGGAGAACAGTCTGGTGGTTACGTTCGCTCTAGCCTGCCTGCACGCTTGCCTCAACCCAGTGCTCCATCTCGGACTGTGTAGAAACTTCCGGCGACGCGTGCTGGATATGGTGAGGTGTGTTGAGGGGGTGCAGAACGATCCGAAACTCTCACTATGGGATTCAGGTGTGGTTGAAGACTCACCTGACCAAGCAGAGGAGATGGGGACGTTGAACACAATGACAACCATGGGACAGGTACAGTCCACCCAGAGCTGA
- the LOC110537629 gene encoding C-X-C chemokine receptor type 3-like: MDLDLGGIFLENSTYNYDGDYVYKEECSPEDGVGVRFGTVFLPMLYSLTLVLGLVGNVLVLVVLVQRRRSWSVMDTFILHLGLADTLLLVTLPLWAVQATGEWSFGTPLCKITGAMFTINFYCGIFLLACISLDRYLSVVHAVQMYSRRKPWMVQASCLSVWLLSILLSIPDWHFLESVRRDKQKCVQNYPSLSQSGFDWRLVSRLLYHTVGFLLPSAVLFFCYSCILLQLQRGSQGLQKQRAVRVILALVLVFFLCWTPYNITLMVDTFQGRPGEPVSGSCENGRTALENSLVVTFALACLHACLNPVLHLGLCRNFRRLEMVRCVEGVQNDPKLSLWDSGVVEDSPDQAEEMGTLNPMTTMGQVQSTQS, encoded by the exons atggaTTTGGACCTGGGAGGGATATTTCTAGAGAATAGCACCTATAACTACGATGGGGACTATGTTTATAAAGAGGAATGCTCCCCTGAAGATGGCGTTGGAGTGCGTTTTGGCACGGTGTTCCTCCCAATGCTCTACTCCCTgacactggtcctggggctagtGGGTAACGTGCTGGTCCTGGTGGTTCTGGTCCAGAGGAGGCGGAGCTGGAGCGTGATGGACACCTTCATCCTGCACCTGGGCTTGGCCGACACCCTGCTGCTGGTCACCCTGCCCCTCTGGGCTGTTCAGGCCACTGGGGAATGGAGCTTCGGGACCCCCCTCTGCAAGATCACTGGAGCCATGTTCACA atcaACTTTTACTGTGGCATCTTCCTGCTGGCCTGCATCAGTCTGGACCGCTACCTGTCCGTGGTCCACGCAGTCCAGATGTACTCTCGCAGGAAGCCCTGGATGGTGCAGGCCAGCTGCCTGTCCGTGTggctcctctccatcctcctctccatcccagaCTGGCACTTCCTGGAGTCTGTGAGACGAGACAAACAGAAGTGTGTCCAAAACTACccgtctctctcccagtctgggtTTGACTGGCGTCTGGTCTCCCGCCTGCTCTACCATACAGTGGGCTTCCTCCTCCCATCTGCCGTGCTGTTCTTCTGCTACTCCTGCATCCTGTTGCAGCTGCAGCGTGGCTCCCAGGGCCTCCAGAAGCAGAGGGCTGTCCGGGTCATCCTGGCCCTGGTGCTGGTCTTCTTCCTCTGCTGGACTCCCTACAACATCACCTTAATGGTGGACACCTTTCAGGGGAGGCCTGGGGAGCCTGTTTCTGGGTCCTGTGAGAACGGGAGGACAGCTCTGGAGAACAGTCTGGTGGTTACGTTCGCTCTAGCCTGCCTGCACGCTTGCCTCAACCCAGTGCTCCATCTCGGACTGTGTAGAAACTTCCGGCGACTGGAAATGGTGAGGTGTGTTGAGGGGGTGCAGAACGATCCGAAACTCTCACTATGGGATTCAGGTGTGGTTGAAGACTCACCTGACCAAGCAGAGGAGATGGGGACGTTGAACCCAATGACAACCATGGGACAGGTACAGTCCACCCAGAGCTGA